The DNA window AGCACGTCACGCAGCAGCAAGACGATGCCGAGCACCTCGTCGGTCTCCACGCCTCGCGGAATGATGCGTTCGGACAGGTCACGGGCGTAGGCCTGCAGCGCCTCGACGCTACCGGTCTCGAGCACCTCGACGTAGTTGTCATAGACCGCCGTGGCTTCGGAGAAGAGCTCCTCCGGCGTCATCGCGGTGAGCAGCTCGGCCTCGGTGATGCGGCGGGCCCATTCCTCCCGGAGAACGGTTCGGTTCTGCCGGAGATGCTGAACTAGCTGGGGAAGCAGCCCCTCACTGGAAATGCCGACGGTCTGCGCTGCGGTGCCAGTACTGTTGAACTCCGACGGCGAATCTGACATATGGCCTCCTCGGGCCTCCCGAGTACACGTCGCGCCCTGCGGTCTGTAGTTCCTGTTGCGAGACTAGCCTGGCTAGTCGCGGGGCACGTGTAGAGGGCATATTCTTCCCGCAGTTCGGAACGCAGGCTAGGGTTGAAGCACGCCACGGCCCAGGACAAAGGATTGCCATTGTCAGCTCCTGATTCGATTACCACGTTGGTTGAGGACCACGACGGGGTTTCCGTGGTCAGTGTCAGCGGCGAAATCGATTTGGTCACGGCTCCCGCCCTGGAACAAGCGATCGGCGCGGTCGTCTCCGAGGGTCCGGCGGCGCTGGTCATCGATCTGTCCGCGGTGGAATTTCTCGGCTCGGTCGGCCTGAAGATTCTGGCGGCGACCTACGAGAAGCTGGGCAGGGAGACGGGGTTCGGCGTGGTCGCACGGGGCCCGGCCACCCGCAGGCCGATCCACCTGACCGGCCTGGACAAGACCTTCCCGCTGTACCCGACGCTCGACGATGCGTTGACCGGGGTGCGGGACGGCAAACTCAACTAGCGATTCGCTGCCCCGGCGCGCAGTAGCGCGCCGCACCTTGCTGCACCACACCCATGCCGGTGAGCAGACTGCCGACAGGTGTAGTTGGCCGGCAACACCTTTGGCGCGATCGCGGCGAGTCTGATTGCTCATTGCCATCGAAGCTGGGTCCACACGTACCCCGGGTGCGATGATCAGGGCTATGGACGTCGACCATCCGCAATCGGACCAGCGGTGGGATCGCCAAGAGCGGGGCGAAACCGAAGTTCAACGGCTGGACCGCAATTGGAACAGCCTGCTGCAGGAGCTGCGGGTGGTTCAGACCGGGGTGCAGTTGCTGACCGGTTTTCTGCTGACACTGCCGTTCCAGCAGCGCTTCGACGTGTTGGGGCCGCATATGCGCGTCGTCTATCTGGCCACCGTGGTGTCCGCGGTGTGTGCGACCGTTTTGCTGATCGCCCCGGTCGCGATGCACCGGATACTGTTCCGGCGCCATCGCCTTCAAGTCCTCGTGTCGGCCGCGCACCGGTGCGCCTATGCCGGGCTGGGCTTGCTCGGTCTGGCGCTGATCGGCCTGACCACGATCATTTTCGCCGCGGTGGCCGGACGAAGTGTGGGCCTCATAGCCGGGGCGTGTGCCCTGCCGCTGTTCGCCTTCTTCTGGTGGGTGCTGCCGCTGCTGCTGCGGAGCCACGGCGAATAGCCGCGACCCCGTCGGTCAACGCCCAGAGGCGAGCGCCGCGATGCGGGAGGATTCCAGGTGTTCGAGCAGGTCGCGGGGATCGGCGAAGACGGGTTCGGCGCCCGCCTCCTGCAATTCCGCGCGGGCGATGCCGCCGCTCAGCAGTCCGATGCACGGCAATTCCGCGCCGGCAGCGGCGTGGGCGTCCCACACGGCGTCCCCGACGAACACGGCGTGCTCGGCATCCGCGCCGGCGCGGTCAAGCGCCACCCGCACGATGCCGGGCTCGGGTTTGGCGGTGTCGACGTCGCGCGATGACGTCGTCTCGGAGATGACGTCGTCGCAATCGAGCACTCTGCGCAGGATCTCCAGCTCGTCTTCGGGCGCCGAGCTGGCCAGCACGACCTGTAGACCCAGCTCGGCGACGCGGCGCAGCAGCGCTTGGGCGCCGGGCAAAGGTTGCAGCAGCGGCGTGATCTCCCGGTAGTACTGGCTGTGTTTGTCGCTGAGCCGCTCCTGCACGTCGGCCGGGGCGTCATCGGAGAGCGTTCGCACCAGCCTGGTGCCGTCCATGCCGATGCAGCGATGGATTTGCCAGGACGCCACCGCGATGCCCTCGGCGTCGAAGGCGCGCTGCCACGCATGGACGTGCAGGTAGTTGGAATCCACCAGGGTTCCATCGACGTCGAACAACACGGCGGGCGTACCGCCATGCGCCGTCAGGGCCGGCTCCCGGCGTCGGTGGCGGGGCGTACGCCCGCGTGTGCTCGTGAAATCATGTGTGCTTCATACCCACGCCGGGCACGGCTGACACAGTCCGCGGTGTCGTTTGCGCCCCGGGATGACGGGTACCCGTGGGTGGTGTTCCGCAAGATCGGGGCGGTTTCGCCGTGCCCGTCAGTGGAATTTCGCCGCAACGAATAATACTGGTACACAATACGTTTCGACGAAGGATGACGTTGGATTTCCGCAAGAACGCTCCAGTCGACCATGCCCGTACCACTCGCCAGCACGCCGGCGAATCCATCAGGAACGGTGCCAACGCCCCCGGCCTCCTCGGCTCGGCCGCCGCGGTTATCGCCATGACCGTGGGCCTGTTCGCCGTGGCGGCCGGACATCTGGTGGGAGGCGCCATTGCACTGGTCGTGTCCGCCGCACTGGGGGCGCTGAGCGCGGCCTGGCTGCTGCGTGCCCACCGCAGAGTTCGCGATGCCGAACTGCGCTGGCACGCCGTGTATTCCGACCACCCCGCGCCGCCGCCCAGCAGCTGAGTGCCCATAGTTTGCCGGTCGCGCAGCACACCGCCGCCGAGCCCACGACCGTCGGCACCGCACCGGTGCCGTTGACGGGCCGCTGATGCCTGCCGGCCTGGTGTTGCGACCTGGTTCGCCGCAATTTTTTTGGGCTGCTTCGGTGTAGCGCGCCCCCGAACGGGGTACTGCCAGCGCCACGGGTGAGTACAGCAAGGTGCGTCAACCCGTTCCATAGCAGGAAGGAACCCCGATGGCGACCACCACTGACTACGACGCACGCCGTGTATCCGAGACCGACACCCAGGACAAGTCCTCCCTTCCTGAACTGGCCCCGACCCTGCAGGGGTCTGCCACCACCGTGGTCGACGAGGACCCCAACGATGTGCACTTCTTCGAACTACCGGGCGCCGACCTGTCCGGGGAAGAGCTGTCGGTGACGGTGATTCCCCAGCGGGCCGACGAGTTCACCTGCTCGAGCTGCTTTTTGGTGCAGCACCGTAGCCGGATGCGCGGCCCGAGCTCCGGCCTCCCGGTGTGCGCCGACTGCGCCTGACACCGGTGCGCCGCCCCGCGTCCCGCGGCGCGGCCGTGCACCTGCGCTGGATTGTCGGTGGCGTCCACTAGGTTCATCGAACAAGTCGGCGTCGGCACGTTGAGGAGCCATGGAGAAGGTACTCGGGTCGCTCCTCGTGCTGGGGTTGGCGCTCCCTTGGTATTTCACGCAAAAGAGCACCGGCAGCCTGCCGGCGGGATGCGCGGCGGGACTGGGCGGGCTCGCCGCCGCGGTGGCCATTCTGTGGTGGCTTTCGGTGCAACGGGATCGCTACCAGGCCGACTCCCAGCGACGACGCGACCTCAAATGCGCGAAATC is part of the Mycobacterium mantenii genome and encodes:
- a CDS encoding HAD family hydrolase, which encodes MTAHGGTPAVLFDVDGTLVDSNYLHVHAWQRAFDAEGIAVASWQIHRCIGMDGTRLVRTLSDDAPADVQERLSDKHSQYYREITPLLQPLPGAQALLRRVAELGLQVVLASSAPEDELEILRRVLDCDDVISETTSSRDVDTAKPEPGIVRVALDRAGADAEHAVFVGDAVWDAHAAAGAELPCIGLLSGGIARAELQEAGAEPVFADPRDLLEHLESSRIAALASGR
- a CDS encoding DUF6328 family protein; protein product: MDVDHPQSDQRWDRQERGETEVQRLDRNWNSLLQELRVVQTGVQLLTGFLLTLPFQQRFDVLGPHMRVVYLATVVSAVCATVLLIAPVAMHRILFRRHRLQVLVSAAHRCAYAGLGLLGLALIGLTTIIFAAVAGRSVGLIAGACALPLFAFFWWVLPLLLRSHGE
- a CDS encoding DUF4193 domain-containing protein — encoded protein: MATTTDYDARRVSETDTQDKSSLPELAPTLQGSATTVVDEDPNDVHFFELPGADLSGEELSVTVIPQRADEFTCSSCFLVQHRSRMRGPSSGLPVCADCA
- a CDS encoding STAS domain-containing protein, with protein sequence MSAPDSITTLVEDHDGVSVVSVSGEIDLVTAPALEQAIGAVVSEGPAALVIDLSAVEFLGSVGLKILAATYEKLGRETGFGVVARGPATRRPIHLTGLDKTFPLYPTLDDALTGVRDGKLN